The genome window CAGGACATCAGCCTGCATTATCTGGAGCAGATTGCCTCCAGCCTGCGCAAAGCAGGGTTTCTGCAAAGCATCAGGGGCGTAAATGGCGGCTACCAGATTGCCCGTCCTGCTTCAGACATCCTGGCTTATGAGGTGGTGCTCGCCATGGAAGGGAGCCTCACCTCTGTGAGCTGTCTGGACGATGCAGACAGCTGTGGACAGACCGGACAGTGTGCCACCGAAAGCCTGTGGCGCAAAGTGGACGCCGCAGTCAAAAGGGTGCTGGGCCAGACCACCCTCGCTG of Deinococcus cellulosilyticus NBRC 106333 = KACC 11606 contains these proteins:
- a CDS encoding RrF2 family transcriptional regulator, with the protein product MWISTKAQYGLRALIEIGKKPGQWVALKDVAAVQDISLHYLEQIASSLRKAGFLQSIRGVNGGYQIARPASDILAYEVVLAMEGSLTSVSCLDDADSCGQTGQCATESLWRKVDAAVKRVLGQTTLADLIRESIELDHQKLIQLEDQPPLVDTLKSSGTH